A portion of the Trachemys scripta elegans isolate TJP31775 chromosome 9, CAS_Tse_1.0, whole genome shotgun sequence genome contains these proteins:
- the NLGN3 gene encoding neuroligin-3 isoform X5, producing the protein MVYIHGGSYMEGTGNMIDGSILASYGNVIVITLNYRVGVLGFLSTGDQAAKGNYGLLDQIQALRWISENIAFFGGDPLRITVFGSGIGASCVSLLTLSHHSEGLFQRAIIQSGSALSSWAVNYQPVKYTSLLADKVGCNVLDTVDMVDCLRQKSAKELVEQDIQPARYHVAFGPVIDGDVIPDDPEILMEQGEFLNYDIMLGVNQGEGLKFVEGVVDPEDGVSGSDFDYSVSNFVDNLYGYPEGKDTLRETIKFMYTDWADRDNPETRRKTLVALFTDHQWVEPSVVTADLHARYGSPTYFYAFYHHCQSLMKPAWSDAAHGDEVPYVFGIPMIGPTDLFPCNFSKNDVMLSAVVMTYWTNFAKTGDPNKPVPQDTKFIHTKANRFEEVAWSKYNPRDQLYLHIGLKPRVRDHYRATKVAFWKHLVPHLYNLHDMFHYTSTTTKVPPPDATQNSHITRRPNGKIWTTKRPAISPAYNSENPREKWSPEQEAGTLLIENPRDYSTELSVTIAVGASLLFLNVLAFAALYYRKDKRRQDTHRQPSPQRSAPNDIGHTPEEEIPSLQMNQAHHECESGQAHDALRLTSLPDYTLTLRRSPDDIPLMTPNTITMIPNSLVGLQTLHPYNTFAAGFNSTGLPHSHSTTRV; encoded by the exons ATGGTTTATATCCATggcggctcctacatggagggcACAGGGAACATGATTGATGGCAGCATCCTGGCCAGCTACGGCAACGTCATCGTCATCACCCTCAACTACCGCGTGGGCGTGCTAG GATTCCTGAGCACCGGGGACCAGGCAGCCAAGGGGAACTATGGGCTGCTGGATCAGATCCAGGCGCTGCGCTGGATCAGTGAAAATATTGCCTTCTTCGGGGGGGACCCCCTGCGAATCACTGTCTTTGGCTCCGGCATCGGCGCCTCCTGCGTCAGTCTGCTCACTCTCTCCCACCACTCAGAAG GTCTCTTCCAAAGAGCCATCATCCAGAGTGGCTCTGCTCTCTCCAGCTGGGCAGTCAACTACCAGCCTGTGAAGTATACCAGCCTGCTGGCCGACAAGGTAGGCTGCAACGTGCTGGACACTGTGGACATGGTGGATTGTCTGCGACAGAAGAGTGCCAAGGAGCTGGTAGAGCAAGATATCCAGCCAGCCCGCTACCACGTGGCCTTTGGGCCCGTCATCGATGGAGATGTCATCCCAGACGACCCTGAGATCCTGATGGAGCAGGGCGAGTTTCTGAACTACGACATCATGCTGGGGGTGAACCAGGGTGAGGGGCTGAAGTTCGTGGAGGGAGTGGTGGATCCCGAGGATGGTGTCTCGGGCAGTGACTTTGACTACTCTGTCTCCAACTTTGTGGATAACCTATATGGCTACCCAGAGGGGAAGGACACCTTGCGGGAGACCATCAAGTTCATGTACACAGACTGGGCGGACAGGGACAACCCCGAGACACGTCGCAAAACCCTGGTGGCCCTGTTCACTGACCACCAGTGGGTGGAGCCGTCAGTGGTGACGGCTGACCTGCATGCCCGCTACGGCTCCCCAACCTACTTCTACGCCTTCTACCACCACTGCCAGAGCCTCATGAAACCCGCATGGTCTGACGCGGCCCATGGAGATGAGGTGCCTTATGTCTTCGGGATCCCCATGATTGGCCCCACTGACCTCTTCCCTTGCAATTTCTCCAAGAACGACGTCATGCTCAGCGCCGTGGTGATGacctattggaccaactttgccAAGACTGG GGACCCCAACAAGCCTGTCCCCCAGGACACCAAGTTCATTCACACCAAGGCCAACCGCTTTGAGGAAGTGGCGTGGTCCAAGTACAACCCTCGCGACCAGCTGTACCTGCACATCGGCCTGAAGCCAAGAGTACGGGACCACTACCGAGCCACCAAGGTGGCCTTCTGGAAGCACCTGGTGCCCCACCTGTACAACCTGCACGACATGTTCCACTATACCTCGAccaccaccaaagtgccgccgccAGACGCCACCCAGAACTCGCACATCACCCGCCGGCCCAACGGCAAAATCTGGACTACCAAGCGCCCGGCCATCTCCCCGGCTTACAACAGCGAGAACCCCAGGGAGAAGTGGAGCCCGGAGCAGGAGGCCGGCACGCTGCTGATCGAGAACCCCCGGGACTACTCCACCGAGCTGAGCGTCACCATCGCTGTGGGGGCCTCCCTGCTGTTCCTCAACGTGCTGGCCTTCGCTGCGCTCTACTACCGCAAGGACAAGCGCCGGCAGGACACACAccgccagcccagcccccagcgCAGTGCCCCCAACGACATCGGCCACACGCCTGAGGAGGAGATCCCCTCCCTGCAGATGAACCAGGCCCACCACGAATGCGAGTCAGGGCAGGCACACGACGCCCTGCGGCTCACCTCCCTGCCCGACTACACGCTGACCCTGCGCCGCTCCCCAGACGACATCCCTCTGATGACCCCCAATACCATCACCATGATCCCCAACTCCCTGGTGGGCCTACAGACCCTGCACCCCTACAACACCTTTGCAGCAGGGTTCAACAGTACGGGGCTCCCGCACTCACACTCCACCACCAGGGTATAG